The Brassica napus cultivar Da-Ae chromosome C7, Da-Ae, whole genome shotgun sequence genome has a segment encoding these proteins:
- the LOC111207881 gene encoding uncharacterized protein LOC111207881: protein MGSDKHSARFLDKLKMERVRTMLTHTYPYPHEHSRHAMIAVIMGCLFFISSDNMHTLVEKLDNNFKWWSMYACLLGFFYFFSSPFLGKTIQPSYSTFSRWHVAWILVAALYHLPSFQSMGLDLRMNLSLFLTIYTSSVVFLFVFHVVFIGFWHLGLVSRVARRRPAILTILQNCAVLSIACCIFYSHCGNRAILRQTPLERRRSSNSTWLTKLVQIDELKDQVCSSWFAPVGSASDYPLLSKWVIYGELACNGSCPVTSDEISPIYSLWATFIGLYIANYVVERSTGWALAHPVSVNNYEKLKKQQMKPNFLDMVPWYSGTSADLFKTVFDLLVSVTVFLGRFDMRMMQAAMTKTCDGDERKELLYDHFTDMDDFWFDFMADTGDGGNSSYSVAKLLAQPFINVPLDDDIISLQRGNVLLIGGDLAYPNPSAFTYEKRLFCPFEYALQPPHWYKNDSISVEKPELPEGVSDLKHYDGPQCFLIPGNHDWFDGLNTFMRYICHKSWLGGWLMPQKKSYFALQLPKGWWVFGLDLALHGDIDVYQFNFFSELVKEKVGKDDGVIIITHEPNWLLDWYWKDDTGKNMRHLICDFLKGRCKLRMAGDLHHYMRHSCTHQSDGPAAHVEHLLVNGCGGAFLHPTHVFSDFSKFYDASYDSKSAYPSFKDSSRIALGNILKFRKKNWQFDFIGGIIYFVLVFSLFPQCKLGHILRDDSFSGHLGSFLGTVWSAFVYVIEQSYVSFTGVVMLLVAAIMFVPSKISRKRRMLIGVLHVAAHLTAALILMLLLELGIETCIQHKLLATSGYHTLYQWYKSVENEHFPDPTGLRVRIEQWTFGFYPACIKYLMSAFDIPEVMAVTRTNICREGMESLSRSGAAIYYASVFLYFWVFSTPVVSLVFGSYLYICINWLHIHFDEAFSSLRIANYKSFTRFHIKSDGDLEVFTLGVDKVPKEWKLDKDWDSEPRSTVKMSHLRRFPSKWCATTLQQDPINTVKIVDHFVITRSDKEVGGS from the exons ATGGGCTCTGATAAGCACTCTGCTCGTTTCCTCGATAAATTAAAAATGGAGAGGGTCAGGACGATGCTAACGCACACTTACCCTTATCCACACGAACATTCACGCCATGCTATGATTGCTGTCATCATGGGTTGCCTATTCTTTATTTCTTCGGATAACATGCACACCCTCGTGGAAAAGCTTGACAATAATTTCAAATGGTGGTCAATGTATGCTTGCTTGCTTggttttttctatttcttctcATCTCCATTCTTAGGAAAGACTATTCAACCAAGCTACTCAACCTTTAGTCGTTG GCACGTTGCTTGGATTTTAGTAGCAGCGTTGTACCATCTCCCAAGTTTTCAATCAATGGGTTTGGATTTGAGGATGAACTTGTCCTTGTTTCTAACTATTTACACATCATCCGTAGTCTTCCTTTTTGTCTTCCACGTCGTTTTTATTGGGTTTTGGCATCTCGGTCTTGTTTCTCGTGTCGCTAGAAGACGCCCAGCGATCTTAACCATTCTTCAAAACTGTGCT GTTCTAAGCATAGCGTGCTGTATATTCTACAGCCATTGTGGTAATCGTGCTATCCTGAGGCAAACACCACTTGAAAGAAGGCGTTCTAGCAACAGTACCTGGCTCACTAAACTCGTTCAGATTGATGAGCTTAAAGACCAAGTCTGCTCGTCATGGTTTGCTCCTGTTGGATCTGCTAGTGATTATCCGCTTTTGTCCAAATGGGTCATTTATGGGGAG TTAGCATGCAATGGGTCTTGTCCTGTAACATCTGATGAAATTTCTCCTATATACTCGCTGTGGGCAACGTTTATTGGTCTTTACATTGCTAATTATGTAGTGGAGAGATCAACAGG GTGGGCACTGGCACACCCTGTGTCTGTCAACAATTATGAGAAGCTGAAGAAGCAGCAAATGAAACCTAATTTCTTAGATATGGTTCCTTGGTACTCAGG aACTTCAGCTGATTTGTTTAAAACTGTGTTTGACCTCCTCGTATCCGTGACTGTGTTTCTTGGCCGCTTTGACATGCGGATGATGCAG GCTGCAATGACCAAAACTTGTGATGGTGACGAGAGAAAGGAACTATTATATGATCATTTCACTGATATGGATGATTTCTGGTTTGACTTCATGGCGGATACTGGTGATGGTGGGAACTCATCTTATTCTGTCGCAAAACTTCTAGCTCAACCTTTTATCAACGTCCCACTTGATGATGATATTATATCTCTACAAAGGGGTAACGTGTTGCTTATTGGGGGAGATCTTGC ATACCCCAATCCATCAGCGTTTACATATGAAAAACGTCTGTTCTGTCCTTTTGAGTATGCGCTGCAACCTCCTCATTGGTATAAAAACGACTCAATTTCTGTTGAGAAGCCTGAGTTACCTGAAGGGGTTTCTGATCTGAAGCATTATGATGGTCCTCAATGTTTTCTTATCCCTGGAAACCATG attggTTCGATGGACTCAATACTTTCATGAGGTATATATGCCATAAAAGTTGGCTTGGTGGCTGGTTAATGCCCCAAAAGAAAAGCTATTTTGCCCTGCAGCTACCTAAAGGTTGGTGGGTGTTTGGTTTGGATCTCGCGCTTCATGGTGATATTGATGTGTACCAGTTCAATTTCTTTTCTGAACTAGTGAAGGAAAAG GTTGGGAAGGATGATGGAGTGATCATTATCACACATGAGCCGAACTGGCTTCTTGATTGGTATTGGAAAGACGATACAGGAAAGAACATGAGACACCTGATATGCGACTTTTTGAAAGGCAGGTGTAAACTTAGAATGGCAGGAGATTTGCATCATTACATGCGTCATTCTTGTACTCATCAATCAGATGGACCTGCTGCTCATGTCGAACATCTCCTTGTTAATGGTTGTGGTGGGGCTTTCTTGCATCCCACCCATGTGTTTAGCGACTTTTCAAAGTTTTATGATGCTTCCTATGACAGTAAATCTGCTTACCCTTCTTTTAAAGATTCAAGCAgg ATTGCTTTGGGAAATATTTTGAAGTTCAGGAAAAAGAACTGGCAATTTGATTTCATTGGTGGCATCATATACTTTGTCTTGGTCTTTTCCTTGTTCCCTCAG TGTAAGCTAGGCCACATCTTACGAGATGATTCATTTTCTGGCCACTTGGGGAGTTTCTTGGGCACAGTTTGGAGCGCCTTTGTGTACGTAATAGAGCAGTCATACGTGTCATTCACCGGTGTTGTCATGTTGCTAGTAGCTGCAATTATGTTCGTTCCCTCAAAAATATCTCGGAAGAGACGGATGCTAATCGGAGTTCTTCACGTTGCTGCACACCTTACCGCTGCTTTGATTCTTATGTTGCTGTTGGAACTCGGCATAGAAACCTGTATTCAGCATAAGCTCCTTGCAACCTCCG GGTATCATACATTGTATCAATGGTACAAATCAGTAGAAAATGAACACTTTCCGGACCCCACTGGCCTTCGAGTCCGTATCGAACAGTGGACCTTCGGATTCTATCCAGCTTGCATCAAATATCTTATGTCAGCATTTGATATTCCTGAg GTGATGGCGGTTACACGGACAAACATTTGCCGGGAAGGAATGGAGTCGCTATCTCGAAGTGGAGCAGCTATATATTATGCTTCTGTCTTTCTCTACTTTTGGGTTTTCTCAACTCCTGTTGTGTCTTTGGTCTTTGGAAGTTACTTATACATCTGCATCAACTGGCTTCACATACACTTTGATGAAGCTTTCTCTTCTCTCCGCATAGCTAATTACAAATCATTCACCCGTTTCCATATCAAATCTGATGGAGACCTTGAAGTCTTCACTCTCGGAGTAGACAAG GTGCCAAAGGAATGGAAGCTAGACAAAGACTGGGATTCAGAGCCAAGATCGACGGTAAAGATGAGTCATCTCAGAAGGTTTCCAAGTAAATGGTGTGCAACAACATTGCAACAAGATCCTATCAACACTGTAAAAATCGTTGATCATTTTGTTATTACTAGATCAGATAAAGAAGTTGGAGGATCTTAG
- the LOC106440464 gene encoding UDP-galactose/UDP-glucose transporter 2 yields MKNEEQSRSLFGISLSDRPTWQQFLICTSGFFFGYLVNGVCEEYVYNRLQFSFGWYFTFIQGFVYLFLIYLQGFTTKHIVNPMRTYVKLSAVLMGSHGLTKGSLAYLNYPAQIMFKSTKVLPVMIMGAFIPGLRRKYPVHEYISAFLLVLGLILFTLADAQMSPNFSMIGILMITGALIMDAFLGNLQEAIFTMNPETTQMEMLFCSTVVGLPFLFVPMVLTGELFRAWTACWQHPYVYGVLVFEAMATFIGQVSVLSLIALFGAATTALITTARKGVTLLLSYLIFTKPLTEQHGSGLLLIAMGIVLKMVPMDSKPPSKIPARPAARNAGGEGGREEEEERKSLV; encoded by the exons ATGAAGAACGAGGAACAGTCAAGATCTCTGTTTGGAATCTCTCTGTCTGATCGACCAACATGGCAACAGTTTCTCATCTGCACGTCTGGTTTCTTCTTTGGTTACCTCGTCAACGGAGTTTGCGAG gAATATGTTTATAATCGCCTGCAATTTAG CTTTGGTTGGTACTTCACCTTTATACAAGGATTTGTCTACTTGTTCCTCATCTACCTTCAAGGCTTCACCACAAAGCATATTGTGAATCCTATGAGAACTTATGTCAAACTCTCTGCTGTTCTCATGGGATCACATGGTTTAACCAAAGGCTCTTTGGCTTATCTCAATTATCCTGCTCAGATCATGTTTAAATCCACCAAG GTGTTGCCTGTGATGATAATGGGAGCGTTCATACCCGGTCTGAGGAGAAAATACCCGGTCCATGAATACATTTCAGCCTTCTTGCTGGTTCTTGGTTTGATACTATTCACATTAGCAGACGCACAAATGTCTCCAAACTTCAGTATGATTGGGATTCTGATGATTACTGGTGCATTGATCATGGATGCTTTCTTGGGTAATCTCCAAGAAGCCATTTTCACAATGAATCCCGAGACAACTCAG ATGGAGATGCTTTTCTGCTCGACGGTTGTTGGATTACCGTTCTTGTTTGTTCCCATGGTCTTAACCGGAGAGCTATTCCGTGCTTGGACTGCGTGCTGGCAA CATCCGTATGTGTACGGAGTGCTTGTATTCGAAGCAATGGCCACATTCATTGGTCAAGTCTCGGTTCTATCCCTCATTGCCCTCTTTGGAGCCGCTACAACCGCCTTG ATAACAACGGCTAGGAAAGGCGTTACGTTGTTGCTGTCGTATTTGATATTCACCAAGCCGTTGACTGAGCAGCACGGGTCTGGATTGCTGTTGATAGCAATGGGAATAGTGTTGAAGATGGTTCCTATGGATAGTAAACCTCCTAGCAAGATTCCGGCGAGACCAGCGGCTAGGAACGCCGGAGGTGAGGGTGgtagagaagaggaagaagagaggaagTCATTGGTTTAA